A genomic window from Brevibacillus agri includes:
- a CDS encoding ankyrin repeat domain-containing protein — MVKLKDIGSFEVLPEIAAHIYEGNVAALQAAIAAGWDVEEKIVLSQYTTVSPLELALVAEKLEVVKLLVEHGVNLNAKDEPAFLIAVRYCKEDIVRYLAAQGARLDMKNRVGSGAYAQAYYGNKKNIPLIHELGLDIRLHGGDVLRMAVSDHDRKTVDYLLDHGVDINYNQPDMVYPYRATPLTVATRMGNLAMAKHLVERGADVTLAEKGGERPYTIAVSSKHEELAAYLKSLEPAKFHDVENRKYELQTYKLSAELVRFLTGDNLRVELAENEYGMGYIDFFSLADTIELKVGRQKLLRLSADIENYSHLHLVWNPKKKGMIGCYDEEHGEYADLGSFAEFLAQPEVDLVRFMEGEVEEKKA, encoded by the coding sequence ATGGTCAAACTGAAAGATATCGGGAGTTTTGAGGTGCTGCCGGAAATCGCAGCACACATTTACGAGGGAAACGTCGCGGCTTTGCAGGCGGCGATTGCGGCAGGCTGGGATGTAGAAGAAAAGATCGTCCTGAGCCAATATACGACCGTAAGCCCGTTGGAGCTGGCGCTAGTAGCGGAGAAGCTGGAGGTGGTCAAGCTCCTGGTTGAGCACGGCGTCAACCTGAATGCGAAGGACGAACCTGCTTTTCTCATCGCTGTCCGCTATTGCAAGGAAGACATCGTCCGCTACCTCGCCGCCCAAGGCGCGCGGCTGGACATGAAAAACCGGGTCGGCTCCGGCGCGTATGCCCAAGCGTACTACGGCAACAAAAAGAATATTCCGCTCATCCACGAACTGGGACTCGATATCAGGCTGCATGGAGGCGACGTGTTGCGCATGGCCGTATCCGACCACGACCGGAAAACCGTCGATTACTTGCTCGATCACGGAGTCGACATCAACTACAACCAGCCGGACATGGTCTATCCGTATCGGGCGACTCCACTAACCGTCGCAACGCGCATGGGCAATCTCGCCATGGCCAAGCATCTGGTCGAACGCGGCGCCGACGTCACCCTGGCGGAAAAAGGCGGCGAGCGCCCCTACACCATCGCTGTCAGCAGCAAGCACGAGGAACTGGCCGCCTATTTGAAATCGTTGGAGCCTGCAAAGTTTCATGATGTGGAGAACAGGAAGTATGAGCTGCAAACGTACAAGCTGTCTGCCGAGCTGGTTCGTTTTCTCACTGGTGACAATCTGCGCGTGGAGCTTGCGGAAAACGAGTACGGGATGGGGTATATTGATTTCTTTTCGTTGGCAGATACGATCGAGCTGAAAGTCGGGCGGCAAAAGCTGCTGCGTCTGTCTGCGGATATCGAGAACTATTCGCATCTGCATCTGGTGTGGAATCCGAAGAAGAAAGGCATGATTGGTTGCTACGACGAAGAGCATGGGGAGTATGCCGATCTGGGCAGCTTTGCGGAGTTTTTGGCGCAGCCGGAGGTGGATTTGGTCCGGTTTATGGAGGGAGAGGTTGAGGAGA